In Brettanomyces bruxellensis chromosome 8, complete sequence, a genomic segment contains:
- a CDS encoding uncharacterized protein (MEROPS:MER0017622): MSSSGDKDDVIIIAHIGAGYFNEKHAGMLKALVALSLESAQRVDSYTRKMASADPNHAEGNNMDCDVKKKDDSMRNTSSSLEICSEKLLRASKVLEESELTNTGYGSSITDECSVFCDSSVCGYNMETMKRCQNSIIMNSSRLPLRDAVYGLLYTNRHVMQSENLAITPSIVKIGNIKADLDLVSPRMKLLYKKYRTHIKQDRSIASAPKKEDDDQMKTHTIQDTIGVSVILPNRCALTGASSGGNMLKPSGRVGCAGIVGAGAFSTGNSRCTVTVMCSGNGEDIIQMDLARSVGEYLVNNVDKVTESPVCELVANHVYEQSKKCDLLAVDDSGNHVLYVGVVGYMEWVEETRKLRLFFYFHTTPTMVFGVRSRVDRRTYERCLFSRVRANRRDARGEFALL, encoded by the coding sequence ATGTCCAGCAGTGGTGATAAGGATGACGTAATAATTATCGCTCACATCGGGGCGGGCTACTTTAATGAAAAGCATGCAGGCATGCTAAAAGCCTTAGTGGCACTTTCGTTAGAGAGTGCACAAAGGGTGGATAGTTACACCAGAAAAATGGCAAGCGCTGATCCGAATCATGCTGAAGGTAACAATATGGATTGTGacgtgaagaaaaaagacgATTCCATGCGAAATACAAGTAGCAGTCTTGAGATATGTTCTGAAAAGCTTCTTAGAGCATCTAAAGTACTCGAGGAGAGCGAATTGACAAACACAGGGTACGGTTCATCTATCACAGATGAATGCAGCGTTTTTTGTGATTCAAGTGTATGTGGTTACAATATGGAAACCATGAAAAGATGCCAGAACTCAATCATAATGAACTCAAGCCGTTTGCCCCTTAGAGACGCGGTCTATGGACTTCTCTACACCAATAGGCACGTGATGCAGTCAGAAAATCTCGCGATTACTCCCTCTATTGTCAAAATTGGTAATATTAAGGCAGACTTGGACCTTGTGAGTCCCAGAATGAAACTGCTATACAAAAAATACAGGACCCACATAAAACAGGACAGAAGTATAGCATCAGCACCaaaaaaggaggatgatgatcagATGAAAACACACACGATACAAGATACGATTGGTGTGAGTGTAATATTGCCAAACCGATGTGCTTTAACTGGGGCTTCTTCCGGCGGAAACATGCTTAAGCCGTCGGGCCGCGTCGGATGTGCCGGTATTGTTGGTGCAGGTGCTTTTTCAACAGGGAATTCACGCTGTACGGTCACAGTAATGTGTTCCGGAAATGGCGAGGATATCATACAAATGGATTTGGCAAGATCAGTTGGTGAGTATCTCGTGAATAATGTTGATAAAGTGACCGAAAGCCCGGTATGTGAATTAGTAGCTAACCATGTGTATGAACAGTCGAAAAAGTGCGATTTGCTCGCCGTAGATGATTCTGGAAACCATGTACTATACGTGGGCGTCGTGGGATACATGGAATGGGTCGAAGAAACACGGAAATTAAGGCTTTTCTTCTACTTTCACACGACTCCAACGATGGTGTTTGGGGTCCGAAgtcgcgtcgatcgacgtaCATACGAGCGATGCCTATTTTCTAGGGTCAGGGCGAACCGGCGGGATGCGAGGGGGGAATTCGCATTGCTGTGA
- a CDS encoding uncharacterized protein (SECRETED:SignalP(1-22)) has protein sequence MLIIFDFIKALALLLYPAVAEATKESIMESIPFRNVLGWFTCFSIEGGDFIILCFAVHIALLVFFPNQKFKFYNHNRLTTSNPQEGGLYPFRIYLYMISIVFPSLISSVGYVSTQGYTSEVNWSFLTTVRPVWYFTWIFRYCIVIIILSMYVGTYVHVTHQYKVVSSKMNLEGGQKHTMLSTLLRDSVWYKLGKFVMMLVFPDVQISAKLHGRALNSKTDMANIRKLHARNDISFNEDPFSNSQGTSSTNNTYSGQEVERQEKEEREEMEEMGGRKERKKRQGRKKNAGRKEIDEGDGRKENQENQEGEENNEREENGQPEFPQLDHQSTNSDEATEVESTESEKVRRLQRDMGLDIQRMLHREAMDRFEVRRAQIMKQMKVIFVYPVSYLLLWMFPFIHQCYVLKHNGEVTSNTYVWYAMAAFFQAFNCTIDTLVFLYRERPWTLTVARVDPGMRFSYSLWRHWLSFLPGYHLDGQTRPGSAVSGCSGGSGSSRGSLPGHLSGVENSASGVAMADLRTRDLEKGLSGIEEEQEGIGRANGEEKEIIKGTEKGTEKGSTKGTKKGTEKGTEKGTKNETEKDINIWPENDPENTQTNWLPRVDLDDEDLSDFVRLDPLMGNAARTRRSADSTVDPNDSYVSLRDFLNSMAGPDELQGGQLPEPRRRSKISEGSLPDRSRRENRDRRSSKFSWRTFPFRGSLGGPVKKSTSTTATAP, from the coding sequence ATGCTCATTatatttgatttcattAAAGCACTTGCCCTTTTATTATATCCAGCGGTGGCAGAGGCCACAAAAGAGTCGATTATGGAAAGCATACCTTTTAGAAATGTGCTAGGGTGGTTCACATGCTTCAGCATTGAAGGGGGCGACTTCATCATTCTCTGCTTTGCAGTTCACATTGCGttgcttgtttttttcccgAATCAAAAGTTCAAATTCTACAATCACAACCGGTTAACGACGTCAAATCCGCAGGAGGGCGGGCTTTACCCGTTCCGGATCTATCTCTACATGATTTCGATTGTTTTTCCGTCATTGATCAGCTCGGTGGGGTACGTTTCAACACAGGGATACACGTCCGAGGTGAACTGGAGCTTTTTAACAACTGTGAGACCAGTGTGGTATTTCACTTGGATTTTCCGTTATTGCATTGTGATCATCATTCTCTCGATGTACGTGGGGACGTACGTTCACGTGACTCACCAGTATAAGGTGGTGAGCTCGAAGATGAACCTGGAAGGAGGTCAAAAGCATACTATGCTCTCCACACTTCTTAGAGACTCAGTTTGGTACAAGCTCGGGAAGTTTGTGATGATGCTTGTTTTTCCAGACGTGCAGATTTCCGCAAAGCTCCACGGAAGGGCTTTAAACAGCAAGACTGACATGGCGAACATCCGGAAACTCCATGCTCGAAACGATATAAGTTTCAATGAGGATCCATTTTCGAATTCACAGGGCACTTCATCTACAAATAACACATATTCTGGGCAGGAGGTTGAGCGGcaagaaaaggaggagaGGGAAGAGATGGAGGAAATGGGGGGAAGGaaagagaggaagaaaaggcaaggaagaaaaaaaaatgcaggaagaaaagaaattgatgaaggggacggaagaaaagaaaatcaggaaaatcaagaaggagaagaaaataatgaaagagaagaaaatggacAACCAGAATTTCCCCAACTAGACCACCAATCCACAAACAGCGATGAGGCAACAGAGGTGGAATCCACAGAGTCCGAAAAAGTGAGGAGACTCCAGCGGGATATGGGCCTCGATATCCAGAGGATGCTCCACCGGGAGGCCATGGACCGGTTCGAAGTCCGGCGGGCACAAATTATGAAACAGATGAAAGTCATATTTGTCTACCCCGTGtcttatcttcttctctggATGTTTCCCTTCATCCACCAGTGCTATGTTTTAAAACACAACGGCGAGGTCACGTCCAATACCTACGTGTGGTATGCAATGGCGGCCTTTTTCCAGGCGTTCAACTGCACGATTGACACGCTTGTGTTTTTGTACCGGGAACGGCCCTGGACGCTCACTGTGGCCCGCGTGGACCCGGGCATGAGGTTCAGTTACTCGCTGTGGAGGCACTGGCTGTCTTTTCTTCCGGGGTACCACCTTGACGGGCAGACGCGGCCGGGCTCTGCTGTTTCTGGATGCTCAGGGGGCTCAGGGAGCTCCAGAGGTTCCCTTCCGGGACATTTAAGTGGTGTGGAAAATTCTGCAAGTGGCGTTGCCATGGCAGATCTGCGCACTCGGGACCTGGAGAAAGGGTTGAGCGGCATAGAGGAGGAGCAGGAGGGCATCGGCCGGGCCAacggagaagaaaaagagataatAAAAGGAACAGAAAAGGGAACAGAAAAGGGATCAACAAagggaacaaaaaaaggaacAGAAAAGGGAACAGAAAAgggaacaaaaaatgaaacagaAAAGGATATCAATATTTGGCCAGAAAATGATCCTGAAAACACACAAACAAACTGGCTCCCCCGCGTGGACTTGGACGACGAGGATTTAAGCGATTTTGTCCGGTTGGATCCTCTAATGGGAAACGCGGCAAGGACAAGGCGCTCGGCGGACTCCACGGTCGACCCGAACGATTCATACGTGAGCTTGAGGGACTTTTTGAATTCTATGGCGGGACCAGACGAATTACAAGGAGGCCAGCTCCCGGAGCCCCGGCGGAGGTCAAAGATTTCCGAGGGCTCACTGCCCGATAGGAGCCGGCGCGAAAATAGGGACAGGAGGAGCTCCAAGTTTAGCTGGAGGACTTTTCCCTTCCGGGGCTCACTTGGCGGGCCTGTCAAGAAGTCCACCTCCACGACGGCGACGGCCCCATGA
- the CCT7 gene encoding T-complex protein 1 subunit eta: MSYGGQTPTVVVLKEGTDTSQGRGQILSNIDACLAIQDTLKPTLGPFGSDVLLVSNGKTTITNDGATILHLLDVIHPAAKILVDVSKSQDAEVGDGTTSVTLLSAEFMKEARQFVEEGMSSNVIIKGYRKACELACKRIKEIEIELKKGGSKEEGDPEFRALLKKCAKTAMSSKLIQANSEFFAEMVVEAVQCLDPEELDETMIGVKKIAGGSLEESRLVKGVSFKKTFSYAGFEQQPKKIVNAKILCLNVELELKAEKDNAEVRITKVSEYQAIVDAEWKLILQKLDAIVATGATVVLSKLPIGDLATQYFADRGIFCAGRVASDDLERTVAAVGGSVQSTCSDLTPENLGKCGLFEEIQIGKERYNVFEQCPEAQTCTLLLRGGADQVIAEVERSLHDAIMIVKRAIQDNYIVAGGGAIEMELSKYLREYSRQIAGKQQLIIAAYAKALEIIPRQLCENAGLDGTGLINKLRSLHSRGQIWYGLDFAHESVANNLETFVWEPALTKINALQSATEAASLVLGVDETVKSQPNQNTVGSQPVPPPSGRGRGMPAGMPPTQMHMS, translated from the coding sequence ATGTCGTACGGAGGACAAACACCAACAGTTGTGGTTCTCAAAGAAGGAACAGACACCTCCCAAGGAAGAGGACAAATACTTTCGAATATAGATGCATGTCTCGCAATTCAGGACACTCTAAAGCCGACGCTCGGCCCGTTCGGTTCGGATGTGTTGCTGGTGAGCAACGGCAAAACAACCATTACAAACGATGGTGCGACGATTCTCCATCTTTTGGACGTGATCCACCCAGCCGCGAAAATTTTGGTGGATGTGTCGAAATCTCAAGATGCAGAAGTTGGAGACGGCACAACGTCGGTTACATTGTTGTCGGCGGAGTTCATGAAGGAGGCCCGGCAGTTTGTGGAGGAGGGGATGTCGTCAAATGTGATTATCAAGGGTTACAGGAAGGCATGTGAGTTGGCCTGCAAACGCATCAAAGAGATTGAAATCGAGCTTAAGAAGGGAGGCAGCAAGGAGGAAGGCGACCCGGAGTTCCGGGCgttgttgaagaagtgTGCAAAAACAGCAATGTCGTCAAAGTTGATCCAAGCGAACTCTGAGTTTTTCGCAGAGATGGTGGTGGAGGCTGTGCAGTGTCTTGATCCGGAGGAATTGGACGAGACGATGATCGGAGTGAAGAAGATTGCCGGCGGATCGCTGGAGGAGTCGCGTCTCGTGAAGGGCGTGTCGTTTAAAAAGACATTTTCGTATGCTGGGTTCGAGCAGCAGCCGAAAAAGATCGTGAATGCGAAGATATTGTGCCTTAACGTTGAACTCGAGCTCAAGGCAGAGAAAGACAACGCAGAGGTGAGGATAACCAAAGTGAGCGAGTACCAGGCGATCGTGGATGCCGAGTGGAAGCTCATCCTGCAGAAGTTGGACGCAATTGTGGCAACTGGTGCCACCGTTGTGCTTTCGAAGCTTCCAATTGGAGATTTGGCCACGCAGTACTTTGCGGACCGCGGCATCTTCTGTGCGGGCAGAGTTGCGTCGGACGACCTGGAGCGGACGGTTGCAGCAGTTGGTGGATCCGTGCAATCGACATGTTCTGATTTGACGCCGGAAAACTTGGGAAAATGCGGTTTATTCGAGGAGATCCAGATCGGCAAGGAGAGGTACAACGTGTTTGAGCAGTGCCCCGAGGCCCAGACGTGTACTCTTCTGCTCCGGGGAGGTGCAGATCAGGTGATTGCAGAGGTGGAGAGATCGCTCCATGATGCAATCATGATTGTCAAGAGAGCAATCCAGGATAACTACATTGTGGCGGGTGGAGGTGCCATCGAGATGGAGCTCAGCAAGTATCTCCGGGAGTACTCGAGGCAGATTGCCGGCAAGCAGCAGCTGATCATTGCAGCCTATGCCAAGGCTCTTGAGATCATTCCACGCCAGCTTTGTGAGAATGCTGGGCTGGACGGTACCGGTTTGATCAACAAGCTCCGTTCTCTACACTCGAGAGGCCAGATCTGGTATGGTCTTGATTTTGCACACGAGTCCGTTGCCAACAACCTCGAGACTTTTGTCTGGGAGCCTGCTTTGACAAAAATCAATGCTCTCCAGAGTGCCACTGAGGCAGCATCCTTGGTTTTGGGTGTTGATGAGACTGTCAAGAGCCAGCCGAACCAGAATACTGTTGGCAGCCAGCCGGTGCCTCCACCAAGCGGCAGGGGAAGAGGTATGCCTGCTGGAATGCCTCCCACGCAGATGCATATGAGTTGA
- the KAE1 gene encoding putative tRNA threonylcarbamoyladenosine biosynthesis protein kae1 (BUSCO:EOG0926347W), which translates to MIDLDKYIKPGKNYYLALGMEGSANKLGVGVIRHEKGPLGAENRAQILSNIRNTYNAPPGQGFLPRDTARHHRNWVVRLVKQAIEQAGVKVQDLDCLCFTQGPGMGAPLQSVVIAARTLSQLWNVPLVGVNHCIGHIEMGREITGAQNPVVLYVSGGNTQIIAYSRQRYRIFGETLDIAIGNCLDRFARTLHISNDPSPGFNIEQLAKKGKHLVELPYTVKGMDLSMSGILEYVDSLAHDLFAGKRTKHLVDEDDGEPITVEDLCFSLQENLFSMLVEITERAMAHVNSNQVLIVGGVGCNKRLQEMMGVMASDRNGSIFATDERFCIDNGIMIAHAGLLAYRVGHRTTLEDSVCRQKFRTDDVFVKWRDD; encoded by the coding sequence ATGATCGACCTCGACAAATACATCAAACCAGGAAAAAACTACTATTTGGCACTTGGAATGGAAGGATCCGCCAACAAGCTTGGAGTAGGTGTTATCAGGCATGAAAAAGGTCCTTTGGGAGCTGAAAATAGGGCCCAGATTCTTTCAAACATCAGAAATACATACAACGCACCTCCAGGCCAAGGTTTTCTACCAAGGGACACTGCCAGGCATCACAGAAACTGGGTGGTAAGACTAGTAAAGCAGGCGATTGAGCAGGCGGGTGTGAAAGTGCAAGATCTAGACTGTTTATGCTTTACACAAGGACCAGGAATGGGTGCACCACTTCAAAGTGTGGTTATTGCCGCTAGAACCCTCAGCCAGCTATGGAATGTGCCATTGGTGGGTGTGAACCACTGCATAGGGCATATTGAGATGGGTAGAGAAATCACGGGGGCACAGAATCCCGTTGTTTTGTACGTGAGTGGAGGAAATACACAGATCATTGCCTATTCAAGGCAAAGATACCGGATTTTCGGCGAGACACTCGACATTGCAATTGGAAACTGCTTGGATAGGTTTGCGCGCACGTTGCACATCTCTAATGACCCATCTCCGGGCTTCAATATCGAGCAGCTAGCCAAAAAGGGAAAGCATCTCGTAGAACTTCCTTACACCGTTAAGGGAATGGATTTGAGCATGAGCGGGATTCTAGAGTATGTGGACAGCTTGGCTCACGACCTTTTTGCCGGAAAGAGGACTAAACACCTTGTGGACGAAGATGATGGCGAGCCAATCACGGTTGAGGATTTGTGCTTCTCCTTGCAAGAGAATCTATTTTCGATGCTTGTTGAAATAACGGAGAGAGCTATGGCACACGTGAATTCCAACCAGGTGCTTATAGTGGGAGGTGTGGGGTGCAATAAGCGGCTTCAGGAGATGATGGGTGTGATGGCCAGTGATAGAAATGGCTCTATATTTGCTACTGATGAGAGATTTTGCATTGATAATGGAATCATGATTGCTCATGCCGGTTTACTTGCTTATCGGGTTGGTCATAGGACCACTTTAGAGGATAGTGTGTGTCGCCAGAAATTCCGTACTGACGATGTGTTTGTGAAATGGCGGGATGATTGA